One Syngnathoides biaculeatus isolate LvHL_M chromosome 4, ASM1980259v1, whole genome shotgun sequence DNA window includes the following coding sequences:
- the LOC133499904 gene encoding G-protein coupled receptor-associated protein LMBRD2B-like isoform X2: MSAVALGFVLVAVFFLALGLLHRYGDLRKEQRMVLLGTLASWYLCFLIVFVLPLDVSTTIYKQCLLDNAHHPTPVTLSTSSRSANKAGNASTLDPPESVASVCEKPWSYIPDGVLPVFWRVVYWTSQFLTWLLLPFMQSYARSGAFSQVGKFKAALVENAIYYGTYLLIFIFLLIYVAAHPQWQLTWTEFQTIGITAANTWGLFLLVLLLGYGLVEIPRSYWLSSCHAHSLAKTYFKVAKMASEKAAAEENLADAMEDVFVVNASVKFSHSLRKCVDTILTKCPIEYQEEMGKDVEHLCEDRLVLPTKKGLVQLHKKVISAVQRCRQTRVQWSVLLERIFHLEDVTKSRSNPTCHFVRSFATAEADGCVRKFLYTPKVEWYWECVFRQVFYKVLALLLFLLSVLVVWSECTFFSKHPVLSLFAIIVRVTEQRRYYVCTEVVSFITVLFLCTCVYSTVFQIRVFNFYCLVPHHQTDAYSLQFSGMLFCRLTPPLCLNFLGLIHMDPAVSPQDRIHTSYTSIMGSMHLLSFIANGFYIYYPVLVLLLCFATLYNLGSRCLNVLGIHQYVADDDLSSDLVDEGKELVRRERRKRQKSEDVANGRLSWRERYEGVYGDSGANRAAYVEIKDDQQTPIKKSIIGFTWRDSDEQQRSLLHSNDNGRWTV, encoded by the exons ATGAGCGCCGTGGCTCTGGGCTTCGTGCTCGTGGCCGTGTTCTTTCTAGCGCTCGGCCTTCTCCATCGCTATGGCGACTTGAGGAAGGAGCAACGGATGGTCCTGCTGGGGACGCTGGCGTCCTGGTACCTCTGTTTCCTCATCGTCTTTGTCCTCCCGCTGGACGTCAGTACG ACCATCTACAAACAGTGTCTGTTAGATAATGCACATCATCCCACCCCTGTGACTCTGTCAACTTCGTCAAGAAGCGCTAATAAGGCAGGAAACGCCTCGACTCTTGATCCACCTGAGAG TGTAGCAAGTGTGTGTGAAAAGCCGTGGAGTTACATACCAGACGGTGTGCTACCGGTTTTCTGGAGGGTTGTGTATTGGACGTCTCAGTTTCTCACATG GTTGCTGCTGCCCTTCATGCAGTCGTACGCGCGATCCGGAGCGTTCTCCCAAGTGGGAAAGTTCAAAGCTGCCCTTGTCGAGAATGCCATCTACTACGGCACCTACCTGCTCATCTTCATCTTTCTGCTCATCTACGTCGCCGCGCACCCGCAGTGGCAACTCACGTG GACTGAGTTTCAGACCATCGGCATCACGGCCGCCAACACGTGGGGCCTCTTCCTCCTGGTGCTGTTGCTGGGCTACGGCCTGGTGGAAATCCCCCGTTCCTATTGGCTCTCATCCTGCCACGCCCACTCACTGGCCAAAACCTACTTCAAGGTTGCAAAGATGGCCAGTGAGAAAGCGGCGGCTGAGGAGAACTTGGCCGATGCCATGGAG GACGTGTTCGTTGTCAACGCCTCAGTCAAGTTTAGCCACTCGCTCAGGAAGTGCGTGGACACCATTTTGACTAAA TGTCCCATAGAGTACCAGGAGGAGATGGGCAAAGACGTGGAACATTTGTGTGAAGATCGGCTGGTCCTTCCAACCAAAAAAGGCCTCGTGCAGCTTCATAAAAAA GTGATCTCCGCCGTGCAGCGGTGCCGTCAGACTCGAGTCCAGTGGTCCGTGTTGCTGGAGAGGATTTTCCATCTCGAAGACGTCACCAAGAGCCGCAGCAACCCGACGTGCCATTTTGTGCGCAGCTTCGCAACCGCAGAGGCTGACGGCTGCGTCCGGAAATTTCTCTACACTCCTAAAGTAG AGTGGTACTGGGAATGCGTGTTCCGTCAGGTGTTCTACAAGGTACTGgcgctgctgctgtttttgCTCTCCGTGCTGGTGGTGTGGTCCGAGTGCACCTTCTTCAGCAAGCATCCGGTCCTCTCCCTCTTCGCCATTATCGTCCGTGTGACGGAACAGAGGCGCTACTACGTTTGTACTGAG GTAGTGTCCTTCATCACCGTCCTCTTCCTGTGCACGTGCGTCTACTCCACCGTGTTCCAGATCCGGGTGTTCAACTTTTACTGCCTGGTGCCTCATCACCAGACGGACGCCTACAGCCTGCAGTTCAGCGGCAT GTTATTTTGTCGCCTGACTCCTCCGCTGTGCCTCAACTTCCTGGGTCTGATCCACATGGATCCCGCCGTGTCCCCCCAGGACCGAATACACACGTCCTATACGTCT ATAATGGGCTCCATGCATCTGCTGTCATTTATAGCCAATGGCTTCTACATCTACTACCCTGTTTTGGTGTTGCTGCTCTGCTTTGCCACACTTTATAA CCTGGGTTCTCGCTGTTTGAACGTGCTGGGCATCCATCAGTACGTCGCCGATGACGACCTGAGCTCGGATCTGGTGGACGAGGGCAAGGAGCTCGTCAGAAGAG AAAGGAGAAAACGACAGAAAAGTGAGGATGTAGCGAATGGAAGACTG TCGTGGAGAGAGCGATATGAAGGAGTCTACGGGGACTCGGGGGCGAACAGAGCTGCTTACGTCGAAATCAAAGATGACCAGCAAACTCCAATCAAGAAAAGCA TTATTGGCTTCACTTGGCGAGACTCGGATGAGCAGCAGAGGAGTTTATTACACAGCAACGACAACG GAAGATGGACCGTATGA
- the golm1 gene encoding Golgi membrane protein 1 isoform X1, with amino-acid sequence MGGLVNGRRGGRAPPLMIGALVACILVLGFNYWVSSSRNLELQTKLYELEGQVRRGAVERGAAEVKKYEFQEEIQRQKDQIGHIEVLYKRQLEGVQNTCSQEKATLQQNVSASIQTIQALKGQLVQMNEDLGRLQKELQACQSNVNTLNDKLTYDMRHCNSQVLSQKELCDERVAAAKQEVEKKMAKLILPAAAQKDQAENDDVQVNVSLKAPADLSHSSNLTTAKASELLGLYARDLLKEQAGVDDALQLDVTKVAIKKADTANPIKSSETPLSKNQTKPEAATDHTQAVDPAATNVLNGQRESDKVDVKGKPDKVDSYEQALGEDKQEPGQDGNIVMEEVADYNGDDDNEGEFEADKQAELAQN; translated from the exons ATGGGTGGTCTGGTCAATGGGCGGCGTGGAGGAAGGGCTCCGCCTTTGATGATCGGTGCCCTGGTCGCGTGCATCCTGGTTCTGGGCTTCAACTACTGGGTTTCCAGCTCACGGAACCTGGAACTACAA ACCAAGCTGTATGAGCTGGAGGGTCAAGTGCGTCGCGGGGCGGTGGAGCGCGGCGCTGCTGAGGTGAAGAAATATGAGTTCCAGGAAGAGATTCAGAGGCAGAAAGACCAGATCGGTCACATTGAAGTTCTTTATAAGAGACAGCTGGAGGGAGTCCAGAACACCTGCAGCCAGGAGAAG GCCACGCTGCAGCAGAACGTTTCCGCCAGCATCCAAACAATCCAGGCACTAAAAG GCCAGCTCGTTCAGATGAACGAGGACCTGGGGAGGCTTCAGAAGGAGCTGCAGGCTTGCCAGAGCAACGTCAACACCCTCAACGACAAACTCACATATGACAT GAGACATTGCAACTCGCAGGTCCTGTCCCAGAAGGAGTTGTGTGACGAACGAGTGGCCGCCGCCAAACAGGAAGTCGAGAAGAAGATGGCCAAGCTCATCCTCCCCGCTGCCGCCCAG AAGGATCAGGCGGAGAACGATGACGTCCAAGTGAACGTGTCCCTGAAGGCGCCGGCCGACTTGAGCCACTCTTCCAACCTCACCACGGCCAAAGCCAGTGAGCTTCTTGGGTTGTACGCCAGGGACCTGCTCAAGGAACAAG CAGGTGTGGACGACGCCCTCCAGTTGGACGTGACAAAAGTCGCCATTAAAAAGGCCGACACGGCCAATCCGATAAAGAGCAGCGAAACCCCTTTGAGCAAGAACCAGACAAAACCAGAGGCGGCGACCGATCATACGCAAG CAGTCGACCCGGCAGCGACAAACGTGTTGAATGGCCAACGAGAATCTGACAAGGTGGATGTGAAGGGGAAACCGGACAAGGTGGATAGTTACGAGCAGGCGCTGGGAGAAGACAAACAAGAACCCGGACAGGATGGAAacatag TGATGGAGGAGGTGGCAGACTACAATGGCGACGACGACAATGAAGGAGAGTTTGAAGCAGACAAGCAGGCTGAACTGGCTCAGAATTAA
- the LOC133499904 gene encoding G-protein coupled receptor-associated protein LMBRD2B-like isoform X1 produces the protein MSAVALGFVLVAVFFLALGLLHRYGDLRKEQRMVLLGTLASWYLCFLIVFVLPLDVSTTIYKQCLLDNAHHPTPVTLSTSSRSANKAGNASTLDPPESVASVCEKPWSYIPDGVLPVFWRVVYWTSQFLTWLLLPFMQSYARSGAFSQVGKFKAALVENAIYYGTYLLIFIFLLIYVAAHPQWQLTWTEFQTIGITAANTWGLFLLVLLLGYGLVEIPRSYWLSSCHAHSLAKTYFKVAKMASEKAAAEENLADAMEDVFVVNASVKFSHSLRKCVDTILTKCPIEYQEEMGKDVEHLCEDRLVLPTKKGLVQLHKKVISAVQRCRQTRVQWSVLLERIFHLEDVTKSRSNPTCHFVRSFATAEADGCVRKFLYTPKVEWYWECVFRQVFYKVLALLLFLLSVLVVWSECTFFSKHPVLSLFAIIVRVTEQRRYYVCTEVVSFITVLFLCTCVYSTVFQIRVFNFYCLVPHHQTDAYSLQFSGMLFCRLTPPLCLNFLGLIHMDPAVSPQDRIHTSYTSIMGSMHLLSFIANGFYIYYPVLVLLLCFATLYNLGSRCLNVLGIHQYVADDDLSSDLVDEGKELVRRERRKRQKSEDVANGRLSWRERYEGVYGDSGANRAAYVEIKDDQQTPIKKSIIGFTWRDSDEQQRSLLHSNDNDGPYDATSFKTATFGDI, from the exons ATGAGCGCCGTGGCTCTGGGCTTCGTGCTCGTGGCCGTGTTCTTTCTAGCGCTCGGCCTTCTCCATCGCTATGGCGACTTGAGGAAGGAGCAACGGATGGTCCTGCTGGGGACGCTGGCGTCCTGGTACCTCTGTTTCCTCATCGTCTTTGTCCTCCCGCTGGACGTCAGTACG ACCATCTACAAACAGTGTCTGTTAGATAATGCACATCATCCCACCCCTGTGACTCTGTCAACTTCGTCAAGAAGCGCTAATAAGGCAGGAAACGCCTCGACTCTTGATCCACCTGAGAG TGTAGCAAGTGTGTGTGAAAAGCCGTGGAGTTACATACCAGACGGTGTGCTACCGGTTTTCTGGAGGGTTGTGTATTGGACGTCTCAGTTTCTCACATG GTTGCTGCTGCCCTTCATGCAGTCGTACGCGCGATCCGGAGCGTTCTCCCAAGTGGGAAAGTTCAAAGCTGCCCTTGTCGAGAATGCCATCTACTACGGCACCTACCTGCTCATCTTCATCTTTCTGCTCATCTACGTCGCCGCGCACCCGCAGTGGCAACTCACGTG GACTGAGTTTCAGACCATCGGCATCACGGCCGCCAACACGTGGGGCCTCTTCCTCCTGGTGCTGTTGCTGGGCTACGGCCTGGTGGAAATCCCCCGTTCCTATTGGCTCTCATCCTGCCACGCCCACTCACTGGCCAAAACCTACTTCAAGGTTGCAAAGATGGCCAGTGAGAAAGCGGCGGCTGAGGAGAACTTGGCCGATGCCATGGAG GACGTGTTCGTTGTCAACGCCTCAGTCAAGTTTAGCCACTCGCTCAGGAAGTGCGTGGACACCATTTTGACTAAA TGTCCCATAGAGTACCAGGAGGAGATGGGCAAAGACGTGGAACATTTGTGTGAAGATCGGCTGGTCCTTCCAACCAAAAAAGGCCTCGTGCAGCTTCATAAAAAA GTGATCTCCGCCGTGCAGCGGTGCCGTCAGACTCGAGTCCAGTGGTCCGTGTTGCTGGAGAGGATTTTCCATCTCGAAGACGTCACCAAGAGCCGCAGCAACCCGACGTGCCATTTTGTGCGCAGCTTCGCAACCGCAGAGGCTGACGGCTGCGTCCGGAAATTTCTCTACACTCCTAAAGTAG AGTGGTACTGGGAATGCGTGTTCCGTCAGGTGTTCTACAAGGTACTGgcgctgctgctgtttttgCTCTCCGTGCTGGTGGTGTGGTCCGAGTGCACCTTCTTCAGCAAGCATCCGGTCCTCTCCCTCTTCGCCATTATCGTCCGTGTGACGGAACAGAGGCGCTACTACGTTTGTACTGAG GTAGTGTCCTTCATCACCGTCCTCTTCCTGTGCACGTGCGTCTACTCCACCGTGTTCCAGATCCGGGTGTTCAACTTTTACTGCCTGGTGCCTCATCACCAGACGGACGCCTACAGCCTGCAGTTCAGCGGCAT GTTATTTTGTCGCCTGACTCCTCCGCTGTGCCTCAACTTCCTGGGTCTGATCCACATGGATCCCGCCGTGTCCCCCCAGGACCGAATACACACGTCCTATACGTCT ATAATGGGCTCCATGCATCTGCTGTCATTTATAGCCAATGGCTTCTACATCTACTACCCTGTTTTGGTGTTGCTGCTCTGCTTTGCCACACTTTATAA CCTGGGTTCTCGCTGTTTGAACGTGCTGGGCATCCATCAGTACGTCGCCGATGACGACCTGAGCTCGGATCTGGTGGACGAGGGCAAGGAGCTCGTCAGAAGAG AAAGGAGAAAACGACAGAAAAGTGAGGATGTAGCGAATGGAAGACTG TCGTGGAGAGAGCGATATGAAGGAGTCTACGGGGACTCGGGGGCGAACAGAGCTGCTTACGTCGAAATCAAAGATGACCAGCAAACTCCAATCAAGAAAAGCA TTATTGGCTTCACTTGGCGAGACTCGGATGAGCAGCAGAGGAGTTTATTACACAGCAACGACAACG ATGGACCGTATGATGCGACAAGTTTTAAAACCGCAACCTTTGGTGATATTTGA
- the golm1 gene encoding Golgi membrane protein 1 isoform X3, translated as MGGLVNGRRGGRAPPLMIGALVACILVLGFNYWVSSSRNLELQTKLYELEGQVRRGAVERGAAEVKKYEFQEEIQRQKDQIGHIEVLYKRQLEGVQNTCSQEKATLQQNVSASIQTIQALKGQLVQMNEDLGRLQKELQACQSNVNTLNDKLTYDMRHCNSQVLSQKELCDERVAAAKQEVEKKMAKLILPAAAQKDQAENDDVQVNVSLKAPADLSHSSNLTTAKASELLGLYARDLLKEQAGVDDALQLDVTKVAIKKADTANPIKSSETPLSKNQTKPEAATDHTQVDPAATNVLNGQRESDKVDVKGKPDKVDSYEQALGEDKQEPGQDGNIVMEEVADYNGDDDNEGEFEADKQAELAQN; from the exons ATGGGTGGTCTGGTCAATGGGCGGCGTGGAGGAAGGGCTCCGCCTTTGATGATCGGTGCCCTGGTCGCGTGCATCCTGGTTCTGGGCTTCAACTACTGGGTTTCCAGCTCACGGAACCTGGAACTACAA ACCAAGCTGTATGAGCTGGAGGGTCAAGTGCGTCGCGGGGCGGTGGAGCGCGGCGCTGCTGAGGTGAAGAAATATGAGTTCCAGGAAGAGATTCAGAGGCAGAAAGACCAGATCGGTCACATTGAAGTTCTTTATAAGAGACAGCTGGAGGGAGTCCAGAACACCTGCAGCCAGGAGAAG GCCACGCTGCAGCAGAACGTTTCCGCCAGCATCCAAACAATCCAGGCACTAAAAG GCCAGCTCGTTCAGATGAACGAGGACCTGGGGAGGCTTCAGAAGGAGCTGCAGGCTTGCCAGAGCAACGTCAACACCCTCAACGACAAACTCACATATGACAT GAGACATTGCAACTCGCAGGTCCTGTCCCAGAAGGAGTTGTGTGACGAACGAGTGGCCGCCGCCAAACAGGAAGTCGAGAAGAAGATGGCCAAGCTCATCCTCCCCGCTGCCGCCCAG AAGGATCAGGCGGAGAACGATGACGTCCAAGTGAACGTGTCCCTGAAGGCGCCGGCCGACTTGAGCCACTCTTCCAACCTCACCACGGCCAAAGCCAGTGAGCTTCTTGGGTTGTACGCCAGGGACCTGCTCAAGGAACAAG CAGGTGTGGACGACGCCCTCCAGTTGGACGTGACAAAAGTCGCCATTAAAAAGGCCGACACGGCCAATCCGATAAAGAGCAGCGAAACCCCTTTGAGCAAGAACCAGACAAAACCAGAGGCGGCGACCGATCATACGCAAG TCGACCCGGCAGCGACAAACGTGTTGAATGGCCAACGAGAATCTGACAAGGTGGATGTGAAGGGGAAACCGGACAAGGTGGATAGTTACGAGCAGGCGCTGGGAGAAGACAAACAAGAACCCGGACAGGATGGAAacatag TGATGGAGGAGGTGGCAGACTACAATGGCGACGACGACAATGAAGGAGAGTTTGAAGCAGACAAGCAGGCTGAACTGGCTCAGAATTAA
- the golm1 gene encoding Golgi membrane protein 1 isoform X2, with protein sequence MGGLVNGRRGGRAPPLMIGALVACILVLGFNYWVSSSRNLELQTKLYELEGQVRRGAVERGAAEVKKYEFQEEIQRQKDQIGHIEVLYKRQLEGVQNTCSQEKATLQQNVSASIQTIQALKGQLVQMNEDLGRLQKELQACQSNVNTLNDKLTYDMRHCNSQVLSQKELCDERVAAAKQEVEKKMAKLILPAAAQKDQAENDDVQVNVSLKAPADLSHSSNLTTAKASELLGLYARDLLKEQGVDDALQLDVTKVAIKKADTANPIKSSETPLSKNQTKPEAATDHTQAVDPAATNVLNGQRESDKVDVKGKPDKVDSYEQALGEDKQEPGQDGNIVMEEVADYNGDDDNEGEFEADKQAELAQN encoded by the exons ATGGGTGGTCTGGTCAATGGGCGGCGTGGAGGAAGGGCTCCGCCTTTGATGATCGGTGCCCTGGTCGCGTGCATCCTGGTTCTGGGCTTCAACTACTGGGTTTCCAGCTCACGGAACCTGGAACTACAA ACCAAGCTGTATGAGCTGGAGGGTCAAGTGCGTCGCGGGGCGGTGGAGCGCGGCGCTGCTGAGGTGAAGAAATATGAGTTCCAGGAAGAGATTCAGAGGCAGAAAGACCAGATCGGTCACATTGAAGTTCTTTATAAGAGACAGCTGGAGGGAGTCCAGAACACCTGCAGCCAGGAGAAG GCCACGCTGCAGCAGAACGTTTCCGCCAGCATCCAAACAATCCAGGCACTAAAAG GCCAGCTCGTTCAGATGAACGAGGACCTGGGGAGGCTTCAGAAGGAGCTGCAGGCTTGCCAGAGCAACGTCAACACCCTCAACGACAAACTCACATATGACAT GAGACATTGCAACTCGCAGGTCCTGTCCCAGAAGGAGTTGTGTGACGAACGAGTGGCCGCCGCCAAACAGGAAGTCGAGAAGAAGATGGCCAAGCTCATCCTCCCCGCTGCCGCCCAG AAGGATCAGGCGGAGAACGATGACGTCCAAGTGAACGTGTCCCTGAAGGCGCCGGCCGACTTGAGCCACTCTTCCAACCTCACCACGGCCAAAGCCAGTGAGCTTCTTGGGTTGTACGCCAGGGACCTGCTCAAGGAACAAG GTGTGGACGACGCCCTCCAGTTGGACGTGACAAAAGTCGCCATTAAAAAGGCCGACACGGCCAATCCGATAAAGAGCAGCGAAACCCCTTTGAGCAAGAACCAGACAAAACCAGAGGCGGCGACCGATCATACGCAAG CAGTCGACCCGGCAGCGACAAACGTGTTGAATGGCCAACGAGAATCTGACAAGGTGGATGTGAAGGGGAAACCGGACAAGGTGGATAGTTACGAGCAGGCGCTGGGAGAAGACAAACAAGAACCCGGACAGGATGGAAacatag TGATGGAGGAGGTGGCAGACTACAATGGCGACGACGACAATGAAGGAGAGTTTGAAGCAGACAAGCAGGCTGAACTGGCTCAGAATTAA
- the naa35 gene encoding N-alpha-acetyltransferase 35, NatC auxiliary subunit: MVMKSSVEEDDAGWGLGIPEKMNNANWVDITHDFKSSCKELSLGELLHDKLFGLFEAMSAIEMMDPKMDAGMIGNQVNRKVLNFEQAIKENAIKVKDLSLPELIGIMDTCFCCLITWLEGHSLAQTVFTCLYVHNPDLIEEPALKAFALGILKICDIAREKVNKAAVFEEEDFQAMTYGFRMANNVTDLRVTGMLKDVEDELQRKVKSTRSRQGEQRDPEVELEHQQYLALFNRIKFTRLLLTALMAFTKKETSSVGEAQKLVAQAADLLSAIHSSVQHGIQSQNDTTKGDHPIMMGFEPLVNQRLLPPTFPRYAKIIKRDDMVAYFGKLIERIKTVCDVINTTNLHGILDFFCEFSEQSPCVLSRSLLQTTFLIDNKKVFGTHLMQDMIKDALRSFVSPPVLSYKCCLFNNHQAKDYIDSFVTHCSRPFCSLVQIHGHNRARQRDKLGHILEEFATLQDEAEKVDAALHSLLIKYEPQRQHLACLGTWTLYHNLRIMIQYLLSGFELELYSMHEYYYVYWYLSEFLYAWLMSTLSRADASQMAEERILEEQVKGRSSKKSKKKKKVRPLSKEITMSQAYQNMCCGMYKTMVALDMDGKVRKPQFELDSEQVRYEHRFAPFNSVVAPPPVHYIQFKEMSDLKKYNPAPGSADLYLAASKHFQQAKFILENIPLPGPDPEVNGILRVAKPNFVVTKLLAGGHKKETMVLPEFDFTAHKYFPVVKIM; the protein is encoded by the exons ATGGTGATGAAGTCGTCGGTGGAGGAGGATGATGCCGGCTGGGGTCTGGGCATCCCGGAGAAGATGAACAATGCCAACTGGGTGGATATCACCCATGATTTCAAGAGTTCTTGTAAAG AATTGAGCCTTGGGGAGTTGCTTCACGACAAGCT GTTCGGCTTGTTTGAAGCAATGTCGGCCATTGAGATGATGGATCCCAAGATGGATGCCGGGATGATCGGGAACCAAGTCAACAGAAAAGTGCTCAACTTTGAACAAGCCATCAAG GAGAACGCCATCAAGGTGAAAGATCTGAGCCTTCCTGAACTTATCGGAATCATGGACACGTGCTTCTGCTGTTTG ATCACGTGGCTAGAGGGCCACTCCCTGGCTCAGACGGTCTTCACCTGCCTGTACGTCCACAACCCGGACCTGATCGAGGAGCCCGCCCTGAAGGCCTTCGCCCTGGGCATCCTCAAGATTTGTGACATCGCGCGGGAGAAAGTCAACAAGGCAGCCGTGTTCGAGGAG GAGGACTTCCAGGCCATGACGTACGGCTTCAGGATGGCCAACAACGTCACAGACCTGCGAGTGACGG GTATGCTGAAAGATGTGGAGGACGAGTTACAGAGGAAAGTCAAG AGCACACGCAGTCGTCAGGGCGAGCAGCGAGACCCAGAGGTGGAGCTGGAG CACCAGCAATACTTGGCACTGTTCAACCGCATCAAGTTCACACGTCTTCTCCTGACTGCACTGATGGCCTTCACCAAGAAAGAG ACCAGCTCGGTGGGGGAGGCCCAGAAGCTTGTTGCCCAGGCAGCAGACCTCCTGTCGGCCATTCATTCTAGCGTGCAGCATGGCATCCAGTCACAGAATGACACCACCAAAGGAG ATCACCCAATCATGATGGGCTTCGAGCCACTGGTCAACCAGCGCTTGCTGCCCCCGACCTTCCCGCGCTACGCCAAGATCATCAAGAGGGACGACATGGTGGCCTACTTCGGCAAGCTCATCGAGCGCATCAAAACCGTGTGTGACGTCATCAACACCACCAACCTGCACGGCATTCTG GACTTCTTCTGCGAGTTCAGCGAGCAGTCTCCGTGCGTCTTGTCCCGATCTTTACTTCAG ACGACCTTCCTGATCGACAACAAGAAAGTCTTCGGCACTCATTTGATGCAGGACATGATCAAAGACGCCCTCAGATCCTTTGTCAGCCCCCCCGTCCTCTCATACAA gTGCTGTCTGTTCAACAACCACCAGGCCAAGGACTACATCGACTCATTCGTCACACACTGCTCAAGG CCGTTCTGCAGTCTGGTCCAGATCCACGGACACAACAGAGCACGGCAGCGGGACAAGCTGGGTCATATTCTGGAAGAGTTTGCTACCTTGCAGGATGAG GCAGAGAAGGTGGACGCGGCCCTGCACAGCCTGCTGATCAAGTACGAGCCCCAACGACAGCACCTGGCCTGCCTGGGGACGTGGACTCTCTATCACAACCTGAGGATCATGATCCAGTACCTGCTCAGCGGCTTTGAGCTGGAGCTGTACAGCATGCACGAGTACTACTACGTCTACTG GTATCTGTCGGAGTTCCTGTACGCGTGGCTGATGTCCACGCTGAGCAGAGCGGACGCGTCGCAGATGGCCGAGGAGAGGATCCTGGAGGAGCAGGTGAAGGGGCGCAGCAGCaaaaagagcaagaagaagaagaaag TTCGTCCCCTGAGCAAAGAGATCACCATGAGTCAAGCCTACCAGAACATGTGCTGCGGCATGTACAAG ACCATGGTGGCGCTGGACATGGACGGCAAGGTGCGCAAGCCTCAGTTCGAGCTGGACAGCGAGCAGGTTCGCTACGAGCACCGCTTCGCGCCCTTCAACAGCGTGGTGGCGCCCCCGCCCGTACACTACATACAGTTCAAG GAAATGTCAGACCTGAAGAAGTACAATCCCGCTCCGGGTTCCGCCGACCTCTACCTGGCTGCCAGCAAACACTTTCAGCAGGCTAAGTTCATCCTGGAAAACATCCCCCTCCCCGGCCCGGACCCCGAG GTGAACGGTATCCTGAGAGTGGCCAAACCCAACTTTGTGGTGACCAAACTCCTGGCTGGAGGACACAAGAAGGAGACCATG GTCTTGCCAGAGTTTGACTTCACGGCTCACAAGTACTTCCCTGTGGTCAAGATCATGTGA